The following coding sequences lie in one Pseudomonas monsensis genomic window:
- a CDS encoding beta-galactosidase yields the protein MIRRSLPAVFALIFAAPLLAAPAGQQTLFNFVRPADVVKVVTENTDLPQANAEQTQEGEVLRRVTFNPVARPTLRLTPQAGAWDWSQSGMMSLRLQSAMNWAVTVYVQIQSNNGQTLTSRVDLPAGPAQTLLVPLVATSPLSQGMKAGPPMPVTVDGQRILLASSSGELDRSQVVSVSLSMDQPKVPQSLLLERFGVQDGDAVTQAVYGNLVDAYGQSTRSRWPEKVTSDEQLKSAAAKEQQQLKTWLAERAKSSLDKFGGWNKGPTFKASGFFRTEKRDGRWYLVTPEGHPFYSLGVNTVSPDVNQTYVAGREYMFESLPKPDEPLASHFGEGDNRGGNGADQGRGYGNGRWYDFYAANLQRVYGEPCKSASAGASGVAAAAKTQAAESVAANTAERAAVPTEPKAGVAEAAQTDAVQATNANAAAPCTAALDEQQWASHTLDRLQAWGFNTVGNWSAPQLGDTERVPYTLPLSIVGDYTSISTGSDWWGGMPDPFDPRFAMATERAVAIAARDHRDDPWLIGYFADNELAWAGPGDDPQSRYALAYGTLKMTTDVPAKRAFLKQLRDKYRNQAGLSKAWGIDLPAWELMEDPGFVPPLPNPEHPEIEADFKYFQKVFADTYFKTISDSLKWHAPNQLLLGGRFATSTPEAVASCAQYCDVLSFNMYTLKPQDGYDFAALGALDKPVLITEFNFGSTDRGPFWGGVTQLSREEDRGPAYANFLKQALSEPSIVGVHWFQYLDQPVTGRLLDGENGHFGLVGVTDLPYQGFVETVRKSNLQALEQLGKEAEKAAAAAGHEAEGGRKGEAGKGPGASHAGGHSGNGH from the coding sequence ATGATTCGCCGCTCGTTGCCTGCCGTGTTTGCCTTGATCTTCGCCGCGCCGTTGTTGGCGGCGCCTGCCGGTCAGCAGACCCTGTTCAACTTCGTTCGCCCCGCCGACGTGGTGAAAGTCGTCACCGAAAACACTGACCTGCCACAAGCCAACGCCGAACAGACCCAGGAAGGTGAAGTACTGCGCCGGGTGACGTTCAACCCGGTAGCCCGCCCGACCCTGCGCCTGACCCCGCAGGCCGGTGCGTGGGACTGGTCGCAGTCCGGGATGATGAGCCTGCGGCTGCAAAGCGCAATGAACTGGGCCGTGACGGTCTACGTGCAAATCCAGAGCAACAACGGGCAGACGCTGACCAGTCGCGTCGACCTGCCAGCGGGGCCGGCACAAACCCTGCTGGTGCCGCTGGTGGCGACCTCGCCGCTGAGCCAGGGCATGAAGGCCGGGCCGCCGATGCCGGTGACCGTCGATGGCCAGCGGATTCTGTTGGCCAGCAGCAGCGGCGAGCTGGATCGCAGCCAGGTGGTGTCGGTCAGTCTGTCGATGGATCAGCCGAAAGTGCCTCAAAGCCTGCTGCTCGAACGTTTCGGCGTACAGGATGGCGATGCGGTGACGCAGGCCGTGTACGGCAATCTGGTGGACGCCTACGGGCAGTCGACCCGTAGCAGATGGCCGGAAAAGGTCACCAGCGACGAACAACTCAAATCTGCTGCCGCCAAAGAGCAGCAACAGCTGAAAACCTGGCTGGCCGAACGCGCCAAGTCCTCGCTGGACAAATTTGGCGGCTGGAACAAGGGCCCGACGTTCAAGGCCAGCGGCTTCTTCCGCACCGAGAAACGTGACGGGCGCTGGTATCTGGTGACCCCTGAGGGCCATCCGTTCTACTCCCTCGGCGTCAACACCGTCAGCCCGGACGTCAACCAGACATACGTGGCCGGTCGCGAATACATGTTCGAATCCCTGCCCAAACCCGACGAACCGCTCGCCAGCCATTTCGGCGAAGGCGATAACCGGGGCGGCAATGGTGCCGATCAGGGCCGCGGTTACGGCAACGGGCGCTGGTACGACTTTTATGCCGCCAACTTGCAGCGGGTCTACGGCGAACCGTGCAAATCGGCCAGTGCAGGCGCATCCGGTGTCGCAGCAGCGGCGAAGACGCAAGCCGCCGAAAGCGTTGCCGCCAACACCGCAGAGCGTGCAGCTGTGCCGACTGAGCCGAAGGCCGGGGTTGCCGAAGCGGCGCAGACCGATGCTGTGCAAGCGACGAACGCCAACGCAGCCGCGCCCTGCACAGCCGCCCTCGATGAGCAGCAATGGGCCAGCCACACCCTTGATCGCCTGCAAGCCTGGGGCTTCAACACGGTTGGCAACTGGAGTGCGCCGCAGTTGGGCGACACCGAGCGTGTACCGTACACCTTGCCGCTGTCGATCGTCGGCGATTACACCAGCATCAGCACGGGCAGCGACTGGTGGGGCGGCATGCCGGATCCGTTCGATCCACGCTTCGCCATGGCCACCGAACGTGCCGTGGCGATTGCCGCCCGTGATCACCGCGACGATCCCTGGCTGATCGGCTACTTTGCCGACAACGAACTGGCCTGGGCCGGCCCCGGTGACGATCCGCAATCGCGCTACGCGCTGGCCTACGGCACGTTGAAAATGACCACCGACGTGCCGGCCAAACGCGCGTTCCTCAAGCAACTGCGCGACAAATACCGTAATCAGGCGGGGTTGTCGAAGGCATGGGGTATTGATCTGCCGGCTTGGGAACTGATGGAAGACCCGGGCTTCGTGCCGCCGCTGCCGAACCCTGAACACCCGGAAATCGAGGCCGACTTCAAGTACTTCCAGAAGGTCTTTGCCGACACCTACTTCAAAACCATTTCCGACTCGCTGAAATGGCACGCGCCCAATCAGCTGCTGCTCGGCGGCCGTTTCGCCACCAGCACCCCGGAAGCCGTGGCCTCCTGCGCGCAGTATTGCGATGTGTTGAGTTTCAACATGTACACGCTCAAGCCACAGGACGGCTATGACTTCGCCGCGCTGGGTGCCCTCGACAAACCGGTCTTGATCACCGAGTTCAACTTCGGCTCGACCGATCGCGGCCCGTTCTGGGGCGGCGTGACGCAGTTGAGCCGGGAAGAAGATCGCGGACCGGCCTACGCCAACTTCCTCAAGCAGGCGTTGAGTGAACCGTCGATTGTCGGTGTGCACTGGTTCCAGTATCTGGATCAGCCGGTGACCGGGCGTCTGCTCGATGGCGAGAACGGGCACTTCGGACTGGTCGGGGTGACGGATCTGCCGTATCAGGGGTTTGTCGAGACTGTGCGCAAAAGCAACCTGCAGGCGCTTGAACAGTTGGGCAAGGAGGCTGAGAAAGCGGCCGCTGCGGCGGGGCATGAAGCTGAAGGCGGACGCAAGGGCGAGGCCGGCAAGGGGCCGGGTGCCAGTCATGCGGGTGGGCATTCCGGGAATGGTCACTAA